A segment of the Romeriopsis navalis LEGE 11480 genome:
CTTGGCAGCAGTCATTTTGAGGAGGGGTTTATGTGTGTGAATCTGCACGCCAGCGAAGACCTCGCACCTCACCTGGCCACAAGATACTATCAAGCGAATCTGGCAGCCCTGAGTGCGGACGATCGCGAACAGTTAGGTCAGTTTGATTTAATCCGGATGCAGCATGTTTTTGAACATTTCAGCTTTGAAGCCGGGGAAGAGCTGCTTAAATTCTGTGCCAGTATGCTCAAACCCGGTGGCTATCTCTTGATCACAGTCCCGGACTTACGGCTCCACATCAATGGTTATCTCACCAATTATCGCCATATGGATTACTTCCGCACATATGCTCGCCGTCGCCTCCCGGATGATGCCCCTGCCAGTTTTATGTTTGCCTTTCATGCCCACCAATTTGGCTATGCTCCGGTTGAAGAACCGGGCCAAGTCCATAAATGGTGTTATGACTACGAAGGCTTAAAATACCAGCTCGAAAAAGTCAATGCATTCCAGCAGATCAAACGCCTCGACTTACTCCATCCTTGGGCCGCAGTCCCCTTCACCCACAACGTCCCCCTGGAGGATCTTTGCATGATTGCGCAGAAAATCTAACCAGCGCCATCATTACTTCAAGCACGGGGAATCGGTTGATCAAGTCATGCTAGTGGAGAAGTTGGAACGATGGCCCATATCGTTTGTATTACGGGTGGCCTGACCGGAATATTTAACGCGAGTCTCGCCCTTGTGCAACAACTGGAGCAGGCGGGTCATCGGATTACCTACGCCAGTTCCTACGATCTGGAAGCAGCGGTCACGGCGCAAGGGATAAACTACGTTCAACTCGATCCTTGGGTAATCCAAACCGTTGACCCACCGATGAGTCGATGGCAAAAGCTCTGGACATGGCGGGAACGTCAACAACGGGCGATCGCCGCCCTCGGCATCGACAATTTCGGGCCAGCAATCCGCCAACTTGAGCCAGATTTAGTTTTAATCGATATCGAAATGACGCCCCACATTATCGCCGCCGTCACCCACCAACTCCCGATCGCCCTACTCTGTCCATTTCTTTCACTCTGGAAACGCCCTAATTTACCACCGATCAACACCAATATTGTGCCGGGTAAAACCTGGCGGGGGAAGCGACTCAGTATCCGCTTAAGTTGGCTCCGGAATGGCTTACGCGGCTGGAAAAGCAGCCAACAATCACGCTGGGGATTGCTGGGGATTGATCGCAAGTCAATTTGGCGATGCTATGCCCGCCAAGTCCGGTATCCCTTTCCCGAACAGTTTGGCTT
Coding sequences within it:
- a CDS encoding methyltransferase domain-containing protein; protein product: MNIKTAWLKYTIARVLKKLRIRRGSQLKQQLLREGRTRWVDLGSSHFEEGFMCVNLHASEDLAPHLATRYYQANLAALSADDREQLGQFDLIRMQHVFEHFSFEAGEELLKFCASMLKPGGYLLITVPDLRLHINGYLTNYRHMDYFRTYARRRLPDDAPASFMFAFHAHQFGYAPVEEPGQVHKWCYDYEGLKYQLEKVNAFQQIKRLDLLHPWAAVPFTHNVPLEDLCMIAQKI